The Populus trichocarpa isolate Nisqually-1 chromosome 2, P.trichocarpa_v4.1, whole genome shotgun sequence genome has a window encoding:
- the LOC7496855 gene encoding probable serine/threonine-protein kinase PIX13 — protein MLLLDPFFCLSRNQRNQFIISYPRPAGRPQHSSNPETISKISIRMGNCWGTTPVTNHNSPTPTKPSTPETTRNHSKENGLGSRSSSQCKAKEDDKFGMGMEKKGKDEIAMISAAASGQIILAPKLFTLAELKSATRNFKPNTVLGEGGFGRVFKGWVDEKTYAPAKVGTGMAVAVKKSSPESSQGLEEWQSEVEFLGKLSHPNLVKLLGYCWEDEHFLLVYEYMQKGSLEKHLFRKGAEPLAWDIRLKIAIGAAQGLAFLHTSDKSVIYRDFKTSNILLDGAYNAKLSDFGLAKLGPLNGDSHVTTRIMGTYGYAAPEYLATGHLYVKSDVYGFGVVLLELLTGLKALDTNRPSGQHNLVEYARPFLLERRKLKKIMDPGLEERYPLKAAMQAAELILRCLESDLRIRPSMEEVSGILIKIKDVKEKPKKSKSSCSDGSYARRQEERSRHQSPLQPRHGGTGYKVRAFSSA, from the exons ATGTTACTTCTTGACCCTTTCTTCTGCCTTTCGAGGAACCAACGCAACCAGTTTATCATTTCATATCCAAGGCCGGCAGGCCGGCCACAGCACAGCTCCAATCCAGAGACGATATCAAAAATCTCTATCCGCATGGGAAATTGTTGGGGAACTACTCCTGTCACTAACCATAATAGCCCCACGCCTACAAAGCCTTCTACTCCAG AAACAACACGGAACCACAGCAAAGAAAATGGACTGGGGAGCAGAAGCAGCAGCCAATGTAAGGCAAAAGAAGATGACAAGTTTGGTATGGGTATGGAAAAGAAGGGAAAGGATGAAATAGCAATGATTTCTGCAGCTGCAAGTGGACAGATTATATTGGCACCAAAGCTGTTCACTCTAGCAGAGTTGAAAAGTGCTACTAGGAATTTTAAACCTAATACTGTGCTCGGGGAAGGTGGATTCGGCAGAGTTTTTAAGGGTTGGGTCGATGAGAAGACTTATGCACCAGCTAAAGTTGGTACAGGCATGGCTGTAGCAGTCAAGAAATCCAGCCCAGAGAGCTCTCAAGGCCTAGAGGAGTGGCAG TCTGAGGTGGAGTTCTTGGGAAAATTGTCTCATCCAAACCTTGTCAAACTCTTGGGTTACTGCTGGGAGGATGAACATTTCCTCCTTGTCTACGAATACATGCAGAAGGGGAGCTTGGAAAAGCACCTTTTCAGAA AGGGTGCAGAACCACTTGCATGGGACATTAGGCTTAAAATAGCCATCGGAGCTGCTCAAGGTCTTGCCTTCCTCCACACTTCTGACAAGAGTGTCATCTATCGAGACTTCAAGACATCTAATATATTATTGGATGGG GCCTACAACGCAAAACTTTCTGACTTTGGGCTGGCGAAATTAGGTCCATTAAATGGCGACTCCCATGTCACAACAAGGATCATGGGCACATATGGTTATGCAGCTCCTGAATACCTTGCCACTG GTCATTTGTATGTCAAGAGTGATGTGTACGGGTTTGGTGTTGTGCTCCTAGAATTGCTGACGGGCCTAAAGGCCCTCGACACCAATCGGCCGAGTGGACAGCACAATCTGGTAGAGTATGCCAGGCCTTTTCTCTTAGAGAGAAGAAAGCTCAAGAAAATAATGGATCCGGGTCTTGAAGAGCGGTACCCTTTAAAAGCTGCAATGCAAGCAGCTGAACTGATACTGCGTTGTTTGGAATCTGACCTGAGAATTCGACCATCCATGGAAGAAGTTTCGGGGATCTTAATAAAGATAAAGGATGTGAAGGAGAAGCCCAAGAAGAGCAAAAGTAGTTGTTCCGATGGAAGTTATGCAAGGAGACAGGAAGAACGTTCCCGTCATCAATCTCCACTTCAGCCCAGACATGGTGGCACTGGTTACAAGGTTCGAGCCTTCTCCTCAGCTTAG